The Falsibacillus pallidus nucleotide sequence TCCATAAAAGTCATCCTTTCATAAAGATTTCTTTATGGAAGGATAACGGATTTCACCCAATATTTACACCTTTTCGCTTAACTTGACGGCTATGGAACCTGTCCCCATGTCCCAAATAAAACAAAATGAGCCAGTCTCCCTGTGGTTTTGCAGCAGGGGGGCTGGCTTTGGTTTTAGGGTTTTTATGGTGTGGAAGAAGTTTAAAAGAAATGGCGAGGCATTTTAGTGTGAGTCTGTGTTGAGGATAGAATTGTGGGTAGAAGTTAATAGCCATCAACGTTATTTTCTTTGATGGAGATTAACGTTCTGTTCTGGTTTCAAGGTTGAATACTCGCTTATCGATATTGGTTATTCTTGTGTTTAAGTAATGAAAGTCAGATTCGGAGTTTTTGCTTGTTACTTTTAACATGGCTATGACATCTTCTGTTTGTGCTGTTTCGATTCGGTGGACTGTTTGTTTAATGTCTTTTATATCTCGTTGTGTAATAGATGAATCTTCACTCAGTTTCTTTACGGCAGACTTAGTCTCTTTTAAATCACTTTGGATGCTATTGACATCAGCACGAGTCTCTTTTAATTCGCTTTGAAACTCCTTCATTTCACTTTGAACTTCATTCATTTGTCTTTGAAATGCCTTCATCTCACTTTGAATTTCTGCAAGCATTCCAATGATTTGCTTTTCCATTTATCTCACCTCCTTCATTTCATTATAAAGCATTAATATTAATCATACTACCCGTGCGAGTCATATAGAGAATGGGATGCGTGGACAGGTTCCTCGTCCCAAATTGTGTTCGTTAAGGGGTGGCGATGCAGTGGTGATAATAGTGGAGCGGTAGGCGGTGTGGGACGAGGAACCTGTCCCTATGTCCCGATGAAAGGTCCATTGCCCCTGTTTCAGGATAAAATTTTTGGGTAAATCGTATGTATAGCAAAGGATGGGAGAATATATTCTCAAAGGGTATTTATTTGTACATAGCTTCCGCCATTTTTGTCACTTGAAGGAGAGGTTTTATGGATATTTTGTTGGCTCTGATCCCATCGCTGTGTTGGGGGAGCATTGTGCTTTTTAATGTAAAGCTTGGAGGTGGACCGTATAGCCAGACGCTTGGGACGACGTTTGGAGCGCTGATTTTTTCCATTGTCATCTTTCTGTTTGTGCATCCGGCCATGTCTCCATTTATCTTTTTAATCGGAGCGATTTCCGGGGTTTTCTGGGCCGTTGGGCAAAGCAATCAGCTCAAAAGCATCGCGTTGATGGGCGTCTCCAAGACGATGCCGATTTCAACCGGTATGCAGCTGGTCGCAACCGCGTTGTTTGGTGTGATTGTTTTCCATGAATGGTCAACGAAAATGACAATCATCCTGGGTTCAGCGGCGATTCTTTCCATTATCATCGGGACGATTTTAACAAGTCTGAAAGGTGAGGACGATGATTCGAATCCTGGTCAGCTGAAGAAAGGTATTTTCATTTTATTGATTTCAACCGCGGGCTATTTGGTATATGTCGTCGTCATTCGATTTTTTGATATCAATAGCTGGTCTGCGCTCTTGCCTCAGGCTGTCGGGATGGTCATCGGTGGAATTCTTTTGACCTTCAGGCATAAGCCGTTTAATAAATACGCGATTAAAAATATCATCCCTGGGTTGATCTGGGCGACAGGGAATCTGTTTTTATTCATTTCACAGCCGAAAGTCGGAGTGGCAACGAGCTTCACGCTTTCGCAGATGGGGATTATCATCGCGACTTTTGGCGGGATCATTCTTTTAGGCGAGAAGAAAACGAAGAAGCAATTGATCGGCATCATCATCGGAAGTATTTTCATTGTGCTTGGTGCTGTTTTACTTGGAATTGCAAAAACCCGATAAGGAGGAATTATTATGTATGAAGATTTAAAAGGAAAAGTAGTTGTAATTACGGGAGCTGCAACGGGGCTGGGCGCTTCGATGGCAGAGCGTTTTGGAAAAGAAGGGGCGAAAGTCGTCATCAATTATTACAATCAGCCGGAGAAAGCGGATGAAGTGAAGGAGAACGTTGAGAAGGCCGGCGGTGAGGCGGTTACTTGCCAGGCGGATGTGACGAAGGAAGAGGACGTCGTTAATTTGATTCAGACGGCGGTCAAGGAATTCGGCAAGCTTGATATCCTTATTAATAATGCCGGAATCGAAAATCCGGTCGATTCTCACGAAATGCCGCTTAAGGATTGGAATAAGGTGCTCGATACGAACTTGACGGGGGCTTTCCTGGGATGCAGGGAAGCGCTGAAATACTTTGTGGAAAATGAAGTGAAAGGCAATATCATCAATATGTCGAGTGTGCATGAGGTTATCCCATGGCCTAAATTTGTCCACTATGCGGCAAGTAAAGGCGGGATCAAATTGATGTCAGAGACGCTTGCGCTTGAATACGCGCCAAAAGGCATCCGCGTGAACAACATCGGACCAGGGGCGATGAATACGCCGATCAACGCCGAGAAATTTGCCGATCCTGAGCAGCGCAAAGAAGTTGAAAGCATGATTCCGATGGGCTACATCGGGAAGCCGGAAGAAGTGGCCAATGTCGCCGCATGGCTCGCATCCGAACAGGCAAGCTATGTAACAGGGATCACCCTATTCGTCGACGGCGGAATGACCAAATACCCGGCATTCATGGGTGGAAGAGGATAATATGGTGGGACGCGGGGACAGGTTCCGCGTCCCGTTGTTTGTTGATAGAGCCGCCGTGGGACAAGGGGACAGGTTAACTGTCCCTGTTTTTGTTGAGTGGGGCTGGAGCAAAAGGTTGTCGTTGGACAATCTTTTGCTCCAGCTTTTTTGTGTGTTGGGATGACGCGGGGCTTGGCGGGACAAGGAACCTGTCCCTATGTCCCATTATTTTTGGAAGAGGGCTGTCCACATGTCTTGGATGCCGAATGTGGGATTTCCTTCTTCCATGGGTTCCATTTTGCGCATTTCGATCAGTTGGAAGCCGCTGAAGATGGTTTTTAGCCGTTCTTCCGTGTAGCCTAATCCGCCTTTTAGACTTCTCAATCTGTAGACTTCCCAATCGGATATTTCAGATCCGCCGTATTGTCCGCCAGCCGCAAAACAAGTGATGGCAAAGTATCCGCCTGGTTTTAAGGCTTTCTGAAGCAAGTCGAGATAGCTCATTCTCCGGTGTGGAGCAATGTGATGAAAGCAGCCTGAGTCATAAATGATATCGTAGGAATTTTTCTCAATTTCCAGCTCGAAAATATCCCCTTGAATGAAGTTGACTGGCAGTTTTGATTCTGATGCTCGCTCTTTCCCCCATTTTATAGCCTCTTTCGACAGGTCCACTGCATCTACTTCACTGCCTTTCTGTGCTAAGTAGAAAGCGTTCCTGCCTGGACCAGCTCCTAGTTCAAGTACTTTTCCTGGCGTAAGTAGACCACTATCAAAATAGCTCACCAAATTTTCATCCGGAATATTGGCGAAGAAAGGGATATTCTTCTCTCGGTTTGTGTAGAATTCATTCCAGAATGGCGCGGGTTCACGCAGGAGTGAATCGAGCATTTTTAGTACATCGGAATGGCTGTAAATATCTTCGGAATTGTGCATTGTTTTCCTCCATTTTTTAAAAATTTGTATACTTATATAATTCGATTTTTCAGGGGGAATGCCCTTTTTAAGAGGTTTTGATGGAACTGTTAAAAGGGGATAAATATGCATTTAAAGCCCTTTTTAGAGGGAATAAGATCATTTTATCTCTATGTTAAAGGAGAAGTGTCTCAGTGTGGTGAGCGGGCATATTTGGGGTAGTAAGTGATTCTGAAGAGGTGTTGATTAGTCGATAGGATGAAAAAATTTCAACTTTTTTTTGAAATTTTTAACTAACAATTTGATCGGGAACAGGTTTTGAATAATTTTTATAGAAGTTATAAAGATGTAAGGGATGGGAGGAATGTGTATGGAAGCAGTTTTTACAAAGGTTCAAGATGTTTTGGATAATTATCAAAAGGCGGTTCATGAGCAGGATGTCGAGAAATTTGTTTCGACTTATGCAGAAGATGTCCACATATTCGACTGTTGGGGCAAGTGGGAATGCGAAGGGGCTGAGAGTTGGAGAGCATCTGTGGTAGATTGGTTCAATGGGCTGAAGGCGGAAGAGGTAACTCTGAAGGTACTGTTTTCGGATACGGTTATTGAAGAGAGCGGTGAACTTGCATTTATCCACAGCAATGTGACCTTTGCGGCGCATAATGCAGCTGACGAAAAGCTGCGTCAAATGACCAACCGATTTACATTCGGACTCAAAAGAGCGGATGGAGAGTGGAAGGTCACGCATGAACATTCCTCCTTGCCTATCAGCATGGAGACCGGCAAAGGGATGTTCAACCTGAAGTGATGTGGGCCGGTGGGACGGAGGGACATGGGACGCGGGGACAGGTTCCTCGTCCCATTGCTTGGGTGTGGGCCATGCACATGACAATAGGGACAGTAAACCTGTCCCCATGTCCCGCTTATATGGCATATGATTTTAGGAGAAAGCGTTCGATGAACTGGGCTAATCCGTCTTGTTCGTGGTGACCTGTTACAAAATCTGCTGCTGCTTTGACTTGTTCGCTGGCGTTCCCCATGGCTACTCCGGTGCCAATCTGGCTCAGCATTTGAATATCATTGGGTCCATCGCCAATGGCTACTGCTTCACTTGGACTTATTCCATTTTCGATAAGCACGCTTTTAATCGCCGCCCATTTGGAAACATTGGTAGCAATCAATTCAAACCCGTCATTCCAATCAATGACTTCTGCTTCCTTGTTAAACATAGCTGATAGTTCAAGACTTGGTGAACCCGTAAGAACACTATATTTAAGAACATTTTGATAAGCTGTTTTTCTTAAGTCTCCAATGTACCTCGGTTCGACTTTTCCGATTTCCGTCCAATAATCGATTTCTTCATTTGATTCTTTACAAAAGAGTCCATCTGCTGTGTGGACAATGACATTGCAAGGACTTTCAGCTGTCAACTGGTGAAAGCGTTCATCGTTCAGCTGTACTGTTTTCATTTGCATAGCTTTTCCTGTATCTCCATCATGTATGGAAGCGCCATTTAAACAGATCATGGGGGTCTGTAATCCCAATTCTTTATGGTAGGGAGCGGTGACTTCATAGTGGCGGCCAGTGGCTAGAAAGACCATCACCCCTTGTGAAACTAGGCTGTGAATTGCTTCAGAATTTCGGCGGGAAATGTAGTTTGAGGCATTCAGCAATGTACCATCCATATCAATAAATACTGCACGCACATTCATTCATATTACCTCCTCATTTGTTTCTTGCTGCTACCCCCATCCTACCATCTGAATATTAACCCTCAGTAAAGAGAATGTATAAATTGAATGTAGTTTGGTGTGGGACGGGGGGACAGGTTTGTCGTCCCGTTACCTGGTTTAGAGCTAGGAAAACAGCAGGGAAAAGGGGACAGAAAACCTGTCCCCTTGTCCCTGCTGTTATTCAAGGTGTTTGAAATGTTGTTCTTCGGGGATGCCAGGTGATTCATATATGCCGATTTGAACGATTTCCCCCTGTTTTTTGTCGTACCAATATATCACACCCTGTTCATCCGTGAATTCCACCAAAGTAGATAGTAACGGTATTTTTTTCATTACCACTTGAACGTTCTTGATATCATCCTCTGAATATCCCTCTGTGGATAAATGAGTGTAGGTTTCATCTTTGAGTACCCCCACGTTGTATTTGTAATAGCCAAACAAAGAGATCGGGATAAGGGTCATACATAAGCAAAGAGTGATCATTGCTGCTGCAACCCACCTTATTTTTTTCTCTACAACTAATCTACTATGATCCATTTCTCTTTCCCCCACTAAATTATTTCGCGTGTAGAAGATGGGCAGAACAAGTATCCCTGTGTCAATTGTATTCTTTTTTGAATAGGTGTAATCCTTTTTTTGACACGAGAAACCATTGTATTAATTTGAATACTTTGAAATAATTGTCATTAGGTGGGACGCGGGGACAGGTTCATTGTCCCGGTTGTGGATTACAAAATGAATGGAGAGTGGTGGGACAAGGAACCTGTCCCTCTGTCCCGGCAAGGAGGTGACGGAATGGAACATGATTCTTTAGTTTTGGTTGGAAAGAAGGATTTAAGGTGGATGACAAAGAGTTTGGATGAACTTAATGATGATGAGATGTTAGTAAGAACGATTGCAGGAGCAGTTAGTATCGGGGCTGAACTACCGCAATATATGGAGACGGATTTGACTGAAACAGCTCCCGTTTACCCAAAGGAAACCGGATATGAAAATTATGGAGAAGTAATAAGGGTCGGAAATGAAGTTTCTTCTTTCAAAGCGGGAGACAGAGTGGTTGCATCTTTTGGCCACAAGGATTATGGAATTGTAAAAGAGTGTAAAGCGATTTCTGTTCCAAAGGACATCCATTATTCAGATGCTTTACTGGCGATATTGTCTTGTGATGCTGCGAAAGGTGTCCTTAAGCTGAATCCGAAACCGACAGATAAGGTATTGGTATCTGGCATGGGGACAATGGGTTTGCTGACGGTATTTTTTTTGAAGGAATATAGCAAGGTTCAGCACATTGATGTATTGGATCCAGATCTAACAAGAGTTGGGTTAGCCAAACGTTTGGGTGCCAATCGTATTTATCATGATTCCACTGAATGCACGGACGGAGATTACAATTTCGGAATCGAGTGTTCCGGTTACAATGAAGCTTTTCAAACGCTGCAGGAATCAGTTCAGACACATGGAGAAATTTGCATTCTATCTGATGGAAATAAACAGAAATTTGAACTCCACCCACCCTTTTATGAGAAGGAATTGAAAATTGTAGGATCCAGTGATGGCTGGAATTATCATAAACACGCAGAATGGTATTTTAATAGGGTGAAAGAGGGAAACCTCTCTGTCAGTAAATTGTTTGAATTAGAAATCGACAAACAAGAGTTAATTAAATGCTTTAGAGAATTGAGTGACGGAAAAATAAATCCTGTAAAAGTGCTTGTTAAGTATTGAAGTGTTAGCGAGTGGGACAAGGAACCTGTCCCCATGTCCCGATAGAGGAGGAATATTTGTGAAGAAGTGGTTGACGATTATACATACGAATGATCTTCATGCTGAGTATGACCAGGCTGTCAGGCAGACTGCTTATATTAAGAGGCGTGTGGCGGAGCTTGAGGCTCGTGGTGAGAGTTATTTATTGGTTGATGGCGGGGATCATTTGGATATGAGCATCAATGAGTGTCTGGTGACTAGGGGAAAGCTTCATTTGAACATGCTTAAAGAGACGGGCTATCATGCCATGTCTGTTGGGAATAATGAGTTGCTTCGTTCGACGCCTGATTTGATAAGGGAGCATAGTCTCGAGACGCCTGTGCCATGGTTGATGTTGAATCTCGTTGAGGGTGATGGGACGCCTATTGGCGGTATGCGGGAAACCCTTATGATGACTTTAGAAAACGGGATGAAGATTGGACTTTTCGGGGCCACAGACCAATTCGGGGATCTTTATGAAAATAAGCATGGGTTTCGGAATCTGGATACCATTCAAGCAGTCAAGAATGCAGTGGCGGAATTAAAAGAACAAGGTGCGGATTTCATTATTTTTCTTTCGCATCTGGGGTATGAAGCTGATTTAACGAACGCAAAGGAATTGATCGGCTTAGTGGATGTGGTTGTCGGCGGGCACAGTCATACAGTTCTGCAGACTCCTGTTATGGAATCTGGGATGTTGATCGTCCAGGCAGGATCCCACGGAAAATTTGTGGGGGAACTGAAGCTGGAAGTGAATTTTGAAAATGGAAAGCATCAGATTGAGGCATACGATGGGAAATTAGTAGAAATCCACTCAGATTCGGAGGCGGATCTGGATATGGAAGCCATCGTGGAAAAGGGCCGCGAGGAAACGGATGAATTTTTATCAGAAGTATTGTTCGAATCGAGTGAACCGCTGTCGCACAGGGATGTCGTTCAACTGATGGCGGAAAGCGTCCGCAGCTTCTGGGAGGCTGAGGTTGGAATTATGTATGGGGGAGCTGCCGTAGAAGGGTTGGGTACCGGCGAAATCACAAAAGGGGATGTACTGACTGTCTGCAAAAGTATGCACTCCCCGGTGTTGATGGAGCTGACCGGAGATCAAATCGCTGGATTGGTAGCAGATAGTTTGAAAGAAGAAATCACAAGCAAGCTAGTATATGGCAACGGCTTCCGTCCGCATGGAATATCGATAGGTTCACTGGCGTTCTCGGGTTTGGAGTGGACATTTCGTGATGGAGTGATATCCGACATCAGAATAAACGGAGAAACTCTGCGGAATGAGCAAGTTTACACAGTAGGATCGGGGTCGCCCATGCTGTACGAAGAAGTCTGCGGATATTCCTCCGTCAAAGGGAATAGATTACTAAAAGTCGAAAACATATTAATGGTAAAAGACGTATTTATGCGGTATCTGACGGGACAGGGGGACAGGTTCCTCGTCCCATCTATGAACTGATTGATTATGCATAGTTATAGTGTAGTAGATTAAAGGAATGGGGGTGGGACAAGGAACCTGTCCCTGCGTCCCCATTATGGTCTGTCACTGCAATCGCCAATAAAGGTGATTGGACTCAATGGGGATGTAAAGGCAGTTGAAAAGGTGTTCCCCATAAAATCTGTGGCATCAACGGTCCAGTGTCCGATAGAGCCAGTAATGGTTAAAGTAATGGTCACTTCGTATAGTCCTGTTGGTAAAGTGTTTCCAGTTGCTCTTGCTGTGCCTCGTACACGTGCAAACGTACCATCATCACAGTTTATTTCAATTCGTCTACCAACTATGAAATTAATTGTGTTTCCGCCTGAGCCAAATGTTACGTTGAAATTGTCAACCGCCGGATTACACATTGGAGCTGCTGTGAAGCATTGAACTGCTGTCACATTTATTGTCCCAGATAAGGATGATGGAGCTCCTCCAATCGTAATATCTACATTCGCAGGGGCAGATCCTCCGGAAACACCTATACGGAATTTGCAAGTGCAATCAGGTGTAATACATTCCACTTGAATACCAATACTAGCTGAAACAGGCTGCCCCAATACTGTTGTTGTTGCAGTTATTGCTGTAGATAAAAGTGGGGTTCCCTCAGGAATGGTTAATGTGGTGGTGAACGAACCATCTGCTTCAGTCGTGGTGGGGTTGAGTGAGAAAGTGCCGATAGCAGGGAAATCACTGAAGAAGATTTCGGCACCACCTACAGGCAATCCGTTGCAGAACAATGTCCCGGTTATTTCACCACTACACGTAATCAATGGATCAGCTTGCAGCGTCATTACACAATTGCTTGCACAGGAAACATTAACGGTGATGGATGCCGAGAGCATTTGCCCATCCACAGTAGCTGATGCAGTTATTTCGACATCTGTGGGAGGAGTGCCAGGGGGAACGATGACACCTGAAAAGTAGTTGCCATTCATTCCGGTAGTGGCAGGATTAGGATCAAATGTTACAATTGGCGGGTTTGCCGTAAGGGTTACTGGTACCTCAGGGATGACCGTGTTGCCGCACCTTACGCGGCCATCCACTACCCCATTGCAGGAAATAGATTCGGGACCGAATAAAAATAAGATACAAGGTTCTGCAAGGCATTGAATCTTTGTCGGAAGCGTATTAGATACGTTTTCCCCTCCGACTGTGGCGCTTGCGGTAATGGTGATATCAGTTGGATTTGTACCTTCTTCAACAGTTGCGATTGTGCTGAAATTCCCGAATGCATCTGTAATGGTCGGGTTAGGAGAAAAAGTTATGGCTCCAGAAGTAGCAGTAAATGTAACAGGAACTCCGCCAACCCGTATTCCATCACATGCAACGAATCCTGATAACGTTC carries:
- a CDS encoding alcohol dehydrogenase catalytic domain-containing protein, translated to MEHDSLVLVGKKDLRWMTKSLDELNDDEMLVRTIAGAVSIGAELPQYMETDLTETAPVYPKETGYENYGEVIRVGNEVSSFKAGDRVVASFGHKDYGIVKECKAISVPKDIHYSDALLAILSCDAAKGVLKLNPKPTDKVLVSGMGTMGLLTVFFLKEYSKVQHIDVLDPDLTRVGLAKRLGANRIYHDSTECTDGDYNFGIECSGYNEAFQTLQESVQTHGEICILSDGNKQKFELHPPFYEKELKIVGSSDGWNYHKHAEWYFNRVKEGNLSVSKLFELEIDKQELIKCFRELSDGKINPVKVLVKY
- a CDS encoding class I SAM-dependent methyltransferase produces the protein MHNSEDIYSHSDVLKMLDSLLREPAPFWNEFYTNREKNIPFFANIPDENLVSYFDSGLLTPGKVLELGAGPGRNAFYLAQKGSEVDAVDLSKEAIKWGKERASESKLPVNFIQGDIFELEIEKNSYDIIYDSGCFHHIAPHRRMSYLDLLQKALKPGGYFAITCFAAGGQYGGSEISDWEVYRLRSLKGGLGYTEERLKTIFSGFQLIEMRKMEPMEEGNPTFGIQDMWTALFQK
- a CDS encoding HAD family hydrolase; translated protein: MNVRAVFIDMDGTLLNASNYISRRNSEAIHSLVSQGVMVFLATGRHYEVTAPYHKELGLQTPMICLNGASIHDGDTGKAMQMKTVQLNDERFHQLTAESPCNVIVHTADGLFCKESNEEIDYWTEIGKVEPRYIGDLRKTAYQNVLKYSVLTGSPSLELSAMFNKEAEVIDWNDGFELIATNVSKWAAIKSVLIENGISPSEAVAIGDGPNDIQMLSQIGTGVAMGNASEQVKAAADFVTGHHEQDGLAQFIERFLLKSYAI
- the gdh gene encoding glucose 1-dehydrogenase; amino-acid sequence: MYEDLKGKVVVITGAATGLGASMAERFGKEGAKVVINYYNQPEKADEVKENVEKAGGEAVTCQADVTKEEDVVNLIQTAVKEFGKLDILINNAGIENPVDSHEMPLKDWNKVLDTNLTGAFLGCREALKYFVENEVKGNIINMSSVHEVIPWPKFVHYAASKGGIKLMSETLALEYAPKGIRVNNIGPGAMNTPINAEKFADPEQRKEVESMIPMGYIGKPEEVANVAAWLASEQASYVTGITLFVDGGMTKYPAFMGGRG
- a CDS encoding bifunctional metallophosphatase/5'-nucleotidase, translating into MKKWLTIIHTNDLHAEYDQAVRQTAYIKRRVAELEARGESYLLVDGGDHLDMSINECLVTRGKLHLNMLKETGYHAMSVGNNELLRSTPDLIREHSLETPVPWLMLNLVEGDGTPIGGMRETLMMTLENGMKIGLFGATDQFGDLYENKHGFRNLDTIQAVKNAVAELKEQGADFIIFLSHLGYEADLTNAKELIGLVDVVVGGHSHTVLQTPVMESGMLIVQAGSHGKFVGELKLEVNFENGKHQIEAYDGKLVEIHSDSEADLDMEAIVEKGREETDEFLSEVLFESSEPLSHRDVVQLMAESVRSFWEAEVGIMYGGAAVEGLGTGEITKGDVLTVCKSMHSPVLMELTGDQIAGLVADSLKEEITSKLVYGNGFRPHGISIGSLAFSGLEWTFRDGVISDIRINGETLRNEQVYTVGSGSPMLYEEVCGYSSVKGNRLLKVENILMVKDVFMRYLTGQGDRFLVPSMN
- a CDS encoding YybH family protein, whose protein sequence is MEAVFTKVQDVLDNYQKAVHEQDVEKFVSTYAEDVHIFDCWGKWECEGAESWRASVVDWFNGLKAEEVTLKVLFSDTVIEESGELAFIHSNVTFAAHNAADEKLRQMTNRFTFGLKRADGEWKVTHEHSSLPISMETGKGMFNLK
- a CDS encoding GRP family sugar transporter codes for the protein MDILLALIPSLCWGSIVLFNVKLGGGPYSQTLGTTFGALIFSIVIFLFVHPAMSPFIFLIGAISGVFWAVGQSNQLKSIALMGVSKTMPISTGMQLVATALFGVIVFHEWSTKMTIILGSAAILSIIIGTILTSLKGEDDDSNPGQLKKGIFILLISTAGYLVYVVVIRFFDINSWSALLPQAVGMVIGGILLTFRHKPFNKYAIKNIIPGLIWATGNLFLFISQPKVGVATSFTLSQMGIIIATFGGIILLGEKKTKKQLIGIIIGSIFIVLGAVLLGIAKTR